The proteins below are encoded in one region of Lactuca sativa cultivar Salinas chromosome 3, Lsat_Salinas_v11, whole genome shotgun sequence:
- the LOC111908944 gene encoding protein FAR1-RELATED SEQUENCE 5-like: MNETEVDVHPIETHITEDVDIDGLSIATYDSEKINRVDVNANCDKDEVNNETILGKVFDTTDDVYAFYNDYAFVHGFGIRIHTTHKNKETNEPYRKILVCDKEGFIREDGNTSSGHEKKHRREVRVGCKAMLRISKKKDGKWFVDLFDDTHNHELSITPTKVMKHRSHAKFHRTVECKSLMMQLNQSGLKPSQIKKVNESLQEKK, encoded by the exons ATGAATGAAACTGAAGTTGATGTTCACCCTATCGAAACACATATAACTGAAGATGTTGACATAGATGGTTTGTCAATAGCAACATATGACTCTGAAAAAATAAATAGGGTCGATGTGAACGCTAATTGTGACAAAGATGAAGTTAATAATGAAACCATTTTGGGAAAGGTTTTCGATACAACCGATGATGTGTATGCCTTCTATAATGATTATGCATTTGTACATGGATTTGGTATACGTATTCATACTACACACAAAAATAAGGAAACAAATGAACCTTATCGAAAGATACTTGTATGCGACAAAGAAGGTTTTATACGGGAGGATGGTAATACTTCAAGTGGACATGAGAAAAAACATCGTAGAGAAGTTAGAGTTGGATGTAAGGCAATGCTTCGAATTTCAAAAAAGAAGGATGGGAAATGGTTTGTGGACTTGTTTGACGACACACACAATCATGAATTAAGCATCACACCAACGAAGGTGATGAAGCATCGGTCTCACGCGAAGTTCCACCGTACAGTGGAATGTAAATCTCTCATGATGCAACTTAATCAATCAGGGTTGAAACCCTCTCAAATTAAAAAG GTAAATGAATCGTTGCAGGAGAAAAAATGA
- the LOC111908953 gene encoding uncharacterized protein LOC111908953, with the protein MIFVSASSDMGLTTPQTMKLRGHISGNEVVVRIDNGATHNFISLPLVGNLGLTVKGTRETGVMMGSEKFEKSYGLCRRVVLSLPGYQMTSDFYPLELGSIDLILGIKWLRTLGDTHVKWRELTMSFVAEEKKVTLKGEPGLTRAETSLQALVRDLPGVTEGYLVEFQNLAVATGPSSQVQPALDDLLTNFADVFMLPAGLPPSRGHEHAINLRVGTELINVRPYRYPQLQKDEVEKLIEEMLTTGVIRASSSSFSSPVLLVKKKDGSWRFCVDYRALNKETILDKFPIPVIEELLDELHGAVIFSKLDLKSGYHQIRMKPEDIQKTTFRTHEGHYEFLVMPFGLTNAPSMFQALMNKVFRPYLRKFVLVFFDNILIYSRSIDEHREHLTRPVL; encoded by the coding sequence atgatatttgtttcGGCTAGTTCGGATATGGGGTTGACTACACCGCAGACCATGAAACTCAGAGGGCATATCAGTGGGAACGAGGTAGTGGTACGTATTGACAATGGAGCGACCCATAACTTCATTTCACTACCTTTAGTGGGAAATCTGGGTCTCACAGTCAAAGGCACGCGTGAAACAGGGGTGATGATGGGCAGCGAGAAATTTGAAAAGAGTTATGGGTTGTGTAGACGAGTGGTTTTGTCTCTTCCAGGCTACCAAATGACAAGTGATTTCTATCCTTTAGAGCTTGGAAGTATAGATTTAATTCTGGGAATTAAATGGTTGCGCACTCTAGGCGATACACACGTTAAATGGAGAGAACTCACTATGTCTTTTGTAGCAGAAGAAAAGAAGGTTACACTAAAGGGGGAGCCAGGGTTGACTAGAGCAGAGACATCGTTACAAGCGCTAGTGCGCGACCTGCCTGGAGTAACCGAGGGTTACTTGGTCGAGTTTCAGAATTTAGCTGTTGCTACGGGGCCATCATCACAAGTGCAACCGGCTTTGGACGACTTACTAACTaattttgctgatgtttttatGCTACCTGCAGGTTTACCCCCATCTCGTGGACACGAGCATGCCATTAATTTGAGGGTCGGGACCGAACTGATCAATGTACGACCCTATCGATATCCCCAACTGCAGAAGGACGAGGTGGAAAAACTCATTGAGGAGATGCTTACAACAGGGGTAATCCGAGCAAGTTCTAGTTCGTTTTCCAGTCCAGTATTAttagtgaaaaagaaagatggtagTTGGCGATTTTGCGTCGACTACCGGGCTCTTAACAAGGAAACAATATTAGACAAGTTTCCTATCCCTGTTATTGAAGAATTGCTCGATGAACTACATGGTGCGGTTATTTTCAGCAAACTTGACTTAAAATCCGGGTACCATCAAATTCGGATGAAACCGGAAGATATTCAAAAGACGACATTTCGGACCCACGAAGGGCATTATGAATTCCTCGTGATGCCCTTCGGGTTGACCAATGCCCCATCAATGTTTCAAGCACTTATGAACAAGGTGTTTCGGCCGTATCTGCGTAAATTCGTTCTCGTCTTCTTTGACAATATATTGATCTACAGTCGGTCGATAGATGAGCATCGGGAGCACCTCACACGGCCTGTTTTGTAA